GCATGCCGAGCACCGAGATCACGCTGAGTCCGAGATCCACGGTGAGTCGCTGACCCTCGCCGAGTGCGAGCGGTGAGAGTCCCAGTGTCGCGAGCATCGCGACCGCGCCGGCGACGCAGAGTCCGACCAGCACGCGATCCCGGGTGGCTTCGCGAAAGGTGTTGCGGGCGATCAGGTACGACTTCATGCGCTCCTCCGCGTCGAAGTCTCGCGAGTTCCGGTCACCTGCTCGGCCGTCGCCATGAACATCTCCTCCAGTGAGGGCCGTTGCGGGGTGAGCGCGCGGATCGTGAGCCCCTCGGACTGCAGCCACGCGAGCACTTCGTGGGTCCGTGACTCATCGCTCAGAACGAAGCGGGTCTCGCCGCCGACGTCGCGACGCGACAGCACGCCCGCGAGCGGCAGCGGAAGCTCGATCATGGCCTTCTGCGCGAGCCGGATCTCGACCGAGTGTCGGCCGTCGTCCATCAGCTCGGCCACCGTCGCGACGCGCTGAAGCCGCCCCTGGAGCACGATCGCGACGCGATCACAGAGCATTTCGACGTCGGGAAGGATGTGCGAGGAGAACAGCACGGTGACCCCGCGGGCGCGTTGCTCGAGAATCAGCTCACGAACGTCGCGGCGCCCGAACGGGTCGAGCCCGCTCATGGGCTCGTCCAGGATCAGGAGCTCGGGATCGTGAGCGAGAGCACCCGCCAGACCGATGCGCTGCAGCATGCCCTTGGAGTACTTGCGCAGCATCACGCGCGGCTTGTCGCCCAGGCCCACGCGGCCGAGCCAGTGACGGGCCCGCTGCGAGGCGTCGCGACCCGAGATGCCCGAGAGACCCAGCACCAATTCGAGGTATTCGACGCCATTCAGGTAGTCGTAGAAGTACGGTTGCTCCGGCAGGAACCCGAGCTTCTGGCGCGCCGCCGAGTCCTCGACACGCCGTCCCAGAATCCACGCCATCCCGGTACTCGGTTTGTGGAGCCCGGTTAAGACCTTGA
This window of the Candidatus Eisenbacteria bacterium genome carries:
- a CDS encoding ABC transporter ATP-binding protein, whose amino-acid sequence is MKVRRSEGTVPEVAEGLLSDRNPDATLAVETRGLWKSYRHPWTMQVARGIEDLNLEVRRGEVMGYLGPNGAGKTTTLKVLTGLHKPSTGMAWILGRRVEDSAARQKLGFLPEQPYFYDYLNGVEYLELVLGLSGISGRDASQRARHWLGRVGLGDKPRVMLRKYSKGMLQRIGLAGALAHDPELLILDEPMSGLDPFGRRDVRELILEQRARGVTVLFSSHILPDVEMLCDRVAIVLQGRLQRVATVAELMDDGRHSVEIRLAQKAMIELPLPLAGVLSRRDVGGETRFVLSDESRTHEVLAWLQSEGLTIRALTPQRPSLEEMFMATAEQVTGTRETSTRRSA